A window of Nocardia arthritidis genomic DNA:
CAGGTCCGATCGACAAGGTATGGGGAACGGCCATCGGACCCGACGGGCACACCCTGGCCACCGCCGGTGAGGGGGCGCCGGGCAGCGACACCGCCCGGCTGTGGGACGTCACCAGACCCGCGAACCCCACCCCGATGGCCCTGCCCAACCACGGCGACCACGTGTACGCGATCGCCATCAGCCCGACCGGCCGCACGCTCGTGACGGTCGGAGAGGATACGAACCTCGAACATCACGGCACATTGCGGCTGTGGGATATCAGCAACCCCCGTGAGCCGGTCGAATCAGCACTCGTATCCCTCCCCGGGGAAACCGGCTACTCGGTGGCGTTCAGTCCGGACGGGCGTACCCTCGCCACTGGAATCGGTTATCGCACAGCACGATTGTGGGACATCACCGACCCTCGACGACCGGTCGGCACGGCAGTGATCCCCGGCCACACCGGCACCGTCGAATCCGTGGCCTTCAGCCCCGACGGCCGCGTCCTGGCCACCGCCAGTGCCGACCACACCGCACGCCTGTGGGATGTCACCGACCGGAGCCACCCCACCCAGTTGGCCGTGCTCGCCGGCTACACCGGCGTCGTCCGATCGGTCGCGTTCAACCGCGACGGGTCGATACTGGCCACCGGAACCGCCGACCACACGGCCCGCCTGTGGGACGTCACCGACCCGCGCCACCCGAGCGAATTCGCCACTCTCACAGGACATACCGACGCGCTGCGCGCCATCGCCTTCAGCCCGGACGGCCGCACCCTGGCCACCACCAGTGACGACCACACCGCACGTCTGTGGAGCATCGACATCGAGCGAGTCGCCACCCGCATATGCGAAATCGCCAATCCCCGCATCACCCGGTCCGAATGGGACCAATATCTTCCCGACGTCGGCTACCGGCCGCCATGTCCATAACCCGGCAATCGAAACCGGCTGTCTCACAACCAGTTTCGAATTCCGAGGGGTATCGACCTATCATTGGAACAGTGTTATAAGCCGTCCGTCGACAAGGTTGGGGTTCGTACGATGTCCAAAGGTTCTAGGCGCGCCTATCGAACCGGGCTCTCGCACGACCTCATCATCGACGCCGCCGTGGCGCTCACCGTTGAGCGCGGGCTCGACGGTTGGAGCATGCGTGACCTCGTCGCCCGCCTGGACACCTCGCTGTCGGTGATCTACCACCATGTCGGCGATCAGGAGCGGGTCCGCGCGGCCGTCGTCGAGCGGGTCTATGCCCAGATGGATCTGGCGATCGGCGAACCGAACTGGCGGCGGCTGCTGCACGGGGTGCTGACCGCGATGATCGACCACCTGGCGGAATATCCCGGTGTCGCGGCGTGGCTGATGCGCAACGGCCCCCAGTCCGAACAGCTTGTCCCGCTGCTCGACGCGGGTATGACGCGGATGCTGGAGGCCGGGTGGGGTGAAGAAGCGGCCGCCGCGTACTCCGTTGCGTTCAACTCCTGTCTCGGCCTGATCGCCCTCGCCGACCAGCATGTGGTCGGCGGCGGCCCCGACGCGGGCCTGCCCGGCCTGCGGGAGATGCTCGGCTCGCATCCGTCGGCGGGTGCGGGCGCCGAACAGATGCGGCGAATGGTCGAGCGGTTCACCGGGCCGGACACCGAGCGCGCCGCGGCGCACCGCGAATACTGCCGCTACGCGCTCGACCGCGTGTTGGACGGGCTCGAGCTGCGGTTGAACCAGCTCACGAATGCGGGGATCGGCGCACCCTGAGTCCGCGCCTCCCGCCGTGCCGTGCGCCCACCCGTCCAGCGGGTCGGGTCGCTGTGGGCAGTATCGGTGCGTCGGGAGCCGAGCCGATCCGATCGCAGTCGGGAAGGCGAGTCAAAAAGGCGCTGCGCCAACGGCTTACCGCGTACTGAGGGACTTTCACATCGCCATTGCGGTCGCCGGTTCGCCAGGTACACTCCAAATTGTAACAGTGATCTAATGTGCGCCTGGGGGTCCGATGAGCACAGCGGTGATGGAGTCGGATGTGGCCGAGCGGGCGCGGGCGAAACCGAGCGGATTGGGCGTGGTGCTCGCCCCGGTCCGGCTCCGGCTCGCGCTGGCCGCGGTGCTGCAGTTGATCGCGGCGCTGGCCGGGTTGGCGCCCTATATCGCGGTCGTCGAGATCGCGCGCGAATTCCTCGGCCGGGCCGCGGTGGACCGCGGCGCGGTATGGGTCTGGGTCGCGGTGGCGGCAGGCGGATTCGTCGTCCGCACGGTGTGCTCGACCTGCGCCTACCTGATCAGCCATATCGCGGATGCCGATGTGGGACTGCGGATCCGGCGCACGATGGCCGAACACCTCGGCCGGGTTCCGCTGGGCTGGTTCACCGAACGCAGCTCCGGGCGGGTGAAGCGGGTGCTGGCCGACGATGTCGCCTCGGTGCACCACGCGGTCGCGCACGTGATCAACGATCTGGTCGCCGCAGTGGTGACACCTGTTGTGGCACTTGGCTATTTGTTCATACTCGATTGGCGTCTCGCGCTGATCTGCATCGCGCCGCTGATCGTCTGGTTCGGCCTGGTGGCCTACATGATGCGCGACGAAGGCGCCCGGGTGGCCCGCTGGAGCGCCGAACTGGACAAGGTCAATGCCGCGGTCGTCGAATTCGTCGACGGCATCGCGGTTGTCAAGGCGTTCGGGCAGGCGGGACGGGCCGAGGCTCGGTACCACCGCGCCGGTGACGATCTCGCCCATTTCCTCAGCGAGTGGGCCGGTCCGATGCGCCGCATCGACGCGCTGGCCTCGATGATCATCTCGCCGCCGGTGCTGCTGCTCGCCGCGCTCGGTGGCGGGGTGTGGCTCGGCACCGATCCGGCCGCGGTCATCGCATTCGTCATGTTGGCCGTCGGGCTCGGCGCACCGGTGCTGGCGCTCGGCTTCGGCGCGCAGGCCATGCAGGTCGCCACCGATGCCGCCGGGCGAGTGGCCGAATTGCTCGCCACGCCCGAACTCCCGCGCCCGGCGCGTCCGCGCGAACCGGATGGCGCTCGCATCGAATTCGATTCCGTGCGTTTCTCTTACGACGGACGCACCGCCGTGCTCGACGGTATCGACCTGGTGCTGGAGCCGGGGACGGTCACCGCGCTGGTCGGCGCGTCCGGGTCGGGCAAGTCGACGCTGGCGCGGCTGCTGCCGCGATTCTGGGATGTGGACGCGGGCGCGGTGCGGATCGGCGGCGTCGACGTGCGGGAGCTGTCCGAGCGGGACCTCTACCGCCGGATCGGTTTCGTCTTCCAGGAAACGGCCTTGCTGCGCACCAGCATTCGCGAAAATATCGCACTCGGCCGGCCCGAGGCGGACTCCGCCGATGTGCTGGCGGCGGCCCGCGCCGCGCAGATTCACGAGCGCGTCATGGCGCTGCCGCGTGGCTACGACAGTGAGATCGGTGTCGATGCGCAACTGTCCGGCGGTGAGGCGCAACGGATTTCGATCGCCCGCGCGATCCTGGCCGATGCGCCGGTGCTGGTGCTCGACGAGGCGACGGCCTTCGCCGACCCGGAATCCGAAGCGGCGGTGCAGGATGCGCTGTCGCGGCTGATCACCGGGCGGACCCTCTTGGTGATCGCGCACCGCCTCAACACAATTCGGGGCGCGGACCGCATAGTGGTGCTTTCGCACGGCCGGGTGGCCGAGGCCGGACGGCACGGCGAGCTGCTCGCCGCGGGCGGGACATATGCGCGGATGTGGGCGGCACAGTCGGCGGTAGTGGAGGAATCGGCATGATTCGCAAGCTTTTTCGCATCATCGGCCCCGAGGATCGGCCGCGGTTCGTGCGCTGGATCGGGCTGATCGTCGCCTTCTCGGTGCTGCAGGGCATCTGCATCCTGATGGTCGTGCCCGTGCTGCGCCCGCTGCTGAACGGCGACCGGGACGGCGCGCTGCCCTGGCTCAGCGCGCTCGCGGCGGCCACCGCGATCACCGGCGTGGTGTTCTTCGTGCAGGCCGTGCACGGCCAGCGCATCGCCGACGCGCTGCTGCTCGGCATGCACCACCGGGTCGGCGATCATCTCACGCGGCTGCCGCTGGGCTGGTTCGGCAGCGAACGCACCGGCCGGCTGACCCATTCCATGTCGCAGGGGACGGCGAACATCATCGGCGTGCCCGCACATCTGATGCAGCCGGTGATCAGCGGTGCGCTGACACCCGCCGTCGTGGCCGCGGGCATGTTCTTCTTCGATCCGCGCCTGGCCGTCGCGCTGGTGGTCGCGGGATTGGTGCTGCTGGCGACGCACAACTGGGCCCAGACCGCGATCGCGCGCAGCTTCGGCGCGATCGATCGGGCCGCCGTCGAGGCGGCGGGCCGGGTGGTGGAATTCGCCCAGTGCCAGCCGGTGCTGCGGGCTTTCGGCCGCACCGGCACCGGAAACCGGCTGCTCGACGGCGCGCTGGTCGGGCAGCGCCGCGCATACGACGAGATGAACCGCAACGCCGTCGCCGCGCTGCTGGCGTTCTCCGTCGCCGTGCAGGCCGCGTTCATCGCGCTGATCGCGGTCGCGGTGGCGCTGGCGCTCGGCGGTTCGCTCGACGCCGCCGCACTGATCGCGCTGCTGGTGCTGGTCACCCGGTTCGTCGGTCCGCTGATCGAGATCGTCGATCACGCCGCCGCGCTGCGGATGGCCTCCGAGGATATCGATCGGATCGATGAGGTGCTCGCCGTCCGACCGCTGCCGGAAGGCGACGCGACCGGGCCCGCGACGCCGGGCGAGGTGAGCTTCCACGGCGTGTGCTTCGGCTACGGCGACCGGAAGGTGCTGCGGGACATAGATTTCCAGGCGCGGCCGGGCACGTTGACCGCGATCGTCGGACCGTCGGGTGCGGGTAAGACGACGCTGCTGCGGTTGGTCGCGCGCTTCTGGGATGTCGACGCGGGCATGGTCCGGGTCGGCGGCACCGATGTGCGCGACCTGTCCACCGACGCGTTGATGAGTCAGCTGGCCATGGTGTTCCAGGACGTCTACCTGTTCGACGACACCATCGAGGCCAATATCCGGCTCGGCCGCCCCGACGCGACCGGCGGCGAGGTCCGCGAGGTGGCTCGGCTGGCGCGGGTGGACGAGATCGTCGACCGCATGCCCGACGGCTGGAACACCCGCGTCGGCGAGGGCGGAGTGAGCCTGTCTGGCGGTGAGCGCCAACGGGTTTCGATAGCCAGGGCGCTGATCAAGCAGGCGCCGATCGTCCTGCTCGACGAGGCGACGGCGGCGCTGGACCCGGATAACGAGGCCGCGGTCGCCGCGGCGATGCGCGCGCTCGCCGCGCGGCGCACCCTGCTCGTCGTCGCGCACCGGTTGCACACCGTCGCGACGGCCGATCAGATCCTGGTGCTCGACGGCGGTGGAATCGCCCAGCGCGGAACGCATTACGAGCTGATCGACCAGCCGGGTCGGTATCGTGACTTCTGGCGGGAACGGGAAAAGGCGCAAGGGTGGCGGTTGACGGTATGAAACCGGAAAGCTCGTCCGATGTGGTGGCCGAGCCAGTGGTCGTACGGCAGGATTTTCTCGCGGCGATCAGACCCGTCGAGTGATGCCGCGCAGAACTATAATCCGGCGGAGATCTGAAAAGGGTGATGTGTGCGAACCATCGATACCCCGGTTACCGATCCGGTGACATTCGGCGTGCTCGGATGCGCGGATATCGCATGGCGGCGGACCATTCCGGCGTTGCTGGCCGAGCCGCGCATCCGCCTCGTCGCGGTGGCCAGCCGCACGGCGGAACGAGCGGGCCGATTCGCCGATCGATTCGGCTGCGCCGCCGTGACCGGCTACCAAGAATTGCTGGAGCGGCCGGATATCGAGGCGATCTACCTGCCGCTGCCGGAAATGCTGCACGCGCGCTGGATCGAATTCGCGCTCGCGGCAGGCAAACACGTCTTCGCCGAGAAGCCCATGACCACCGACGCCCGAAGCACCGCGGACCTACTGCGACTGGCGGACAAGGCGGATCTGGTGCTGCTGGAGAATTACCCCTTCCTGCACCATCCGCAGCACGCGGAGGTGCGTCGGCTTCTCGATGACGGTGTGCTCGGTGAATTGCGTGGTATGTCGGCCACCTTCACCATTCCACCGAAGCCGGATACCGATATCCGGTACCGTCCGGATCTCTCCGGCGGCGCATTCCGCGATATCGGTGTCTATCCGATCGGGGCGGCACTGCATTTCCTCGGCCCCGACCTGGAAACCGCCGGAGCGGTATTACGGCAGCGAAACCGTGATATCACCCTCGGCGGCAGCGTGCTGCTGCACACCCCGGCGGGTGTCACCGCTCAGGCCACCTTCGGCATGGAGCATACCTACCGTGCCGAGTACGAATTGTTCGGAAGCGTCGGGTCGTTGCGGCTCGACCGTGCCTACACGCCACCGGAAACCTGGCAACCGGTGATCCGGGTGCGCCGCCAGGATCACGATGAGGAGTTCACCCTGCCCGCCGCTCACCAATTCGCCTATTCCGTAAGGTATTTCGCGCGTGCAGTGCGGGGTGAGGTCGACACCGAACCGTATCGCGCGTTCACGATGCGGTTGGCGCGTCTGCTCGACGACATTTACGAGCGGGCGCATCGCATCCCATGCTGATCGGCAGCTGGACCTTGCTGATCGGCCACGGCGGCCAGCTGCTACTTGTCGGCTCCGATGGCTTGGCCGAACAGGGCCCGTACCGCGGTCGGTATGAGATCCAGTGCGGTGGGGAGGAAGTCGGCGTCGGTCAGTACGGAGGTCGGGCTGCTGATCGCGCAACCGGGTTGTGCCGGTTGGCCGTTCAGTCGGTCGCGTAGCCAGTTGAACGCGCCGGGGATTTGAGCTCCCGCGCCGGAGATGTGTTCGGCGAGAAGTTCGCGGACATAGGTGACGCTGGGTGCGCCGTCGTGACAGTACTTGTCGACGAGCCGGTCGACGCCCGCGTTGGGCAGGATTTCGTCGTATTGGGCGTGATAGAGGTAGACCGGCACCGAGGGGGTGTGCTGGCCGAGGGAGTTCTCGGCGATTATTCGTTGCACGATGGGGTTGTCCAACGGGTTACCGCCGTGGAATGCGGCCAGGTAGTTGTAGAACGGGAAGAACGCCGAGCCTATGGGGTGGCACAGCAGCAGTTTCGAGCCGAGCAACAGTTGAGTCGGCAGGTCGAGGTTGTCCCGCAGTAGCTGCATGAATTCGGGGTATTCGTTGGCGAGGCCGGCGAAGACGCCCATGATCAGCCCGGTGTAGGTGCCGTTGTTGTTGTGCTGCAACGCGGTTGTGTAGTCGGCGGCCGCGATGCCGCCCGCAGCGATCCCGACGATATTCAGTTCCGGTGCGTAGGTGTCCTTGATCTCGGCGGCGAACGAGGTCGGTACGGTGCCGCCGGAGTACCCCCACAGCGCCGCGGGGGTCTGCGGCCCGGAAAGCTGTGCGGGCTCGAAACTTTCGACCGCACGGATGCCGTCGAGGGTGGTCTGCGCGTTGAGCACCGAGGTGCCGTAGGAGGAGTTGGGGCCCTCATAATCGGGCAGCGCGACGGTCCAGCCCTGTCCGAGCCCGGTGGCGATCGGGAAGAAAAGTTCGAACGCGTTGACGTAATCGAAAGGGATGGAACCGGCTTGGACCACATAGGACGGCGCGCAGTACTGGGCGGCGCTGTCCTCGGCGATCTGGTACGACAGCAGCTTGCGCCCACCCTCCGGTCGTCGCCCGCGCGGTTTCAGCACCGTGGTGACCGTCGAGATCGCTTGGCCGAAGGTGTTGGTGGTGCGGTAGAGCAGCTGCCAGGCGTCGGCGTTCAGTTGTGCGAAACCGAACATCGCGGGGTGAATTTCTCTGGCGCGCAACACTTGTCCAGGTGCGGCGGCGGCAACGACGTCGGCGGGCGGCCGGTAGAACTCGTCGAATTCCGGGGGCAGGGTGAGCGCAGGCGGTTGCTCTATGCCGGGCGGAGCCTGTGGATCCGCAGTGGCCGTGAGATGTGCGGTCAAGGGCATCAGGATGCCGAGTGTGGTTGCGGCGGCGAGGAATCGGCGCCAACGATGCCGGCGGCGTTGTCTCATCGAAAGCTCCTTGTGCGCGGTGGAAGTCGATTCACCGTCTCAGGAATGAGTGGTCTCGGTCACGGTGCACGCGCCTAGAGATCGATCGACATCCTTGTGCGCACGACGGGATCGGCTGATTGCAAGCCAGCTACTAATGGCGAATTTCCGTACTAGCGAGAATGTTTGGTTGATTCGAGAAATACCGGGTTGTTTGCTGTGCACGCAGCTGAATCGACAAGTGGTTCGGTCGAGTTACATTCACACATGAAGGTTTTGACGCCGACGCGCGGACGGCGAGCAAGGAGAGCGATGCGGCACACCGTCAAACCGTTCATCGGATTCGCACTGTTCGCGCTCGTTTCGATCCTGGTGACAGCGTTGGTGTGGAATACGTTGGCACGCAACGTAACCGGTGACACCACCAGATATACGGCGACTTTCACCGACGTACTCGGTCTGCACGAGGGTGACGATGTGCGGGTGGCTGGCGTGCGGGTCGGCAAGGTCGAGGCAATCGGACTGGCCAGGGATGCCCAACGCCGGAAGACGGTGGCCAGGGTGACCTTCGTGATCCAGCGCGACCAGATGATCTATGACGACACCAAAGCCCTTGTGCGATACCAGAACCTGCTCGGCCAACGCATTCTCGCACTCGCCCCCGGCCACACTCCCGGTGCGCTGAGGTTGCGCGAAACCTTCGTCCAGGCTTTACAAGGCGACGGAGTCTCGGTGAGCGCGTTCATCACTCAGGCCGTGACACTGGCCGACGACTTCCATCGACGGGACGAAGTCCTGTCCGGCGTGATCGCCGACCTCAGCGGCGTGATGCACGGATTGGCCGGCCGCAGCGACGAATTGGAGACCCTGGTGACCCAGACTCGCGCACTCGTCAGCGGCCTCTACGAACAGGGGCAGACCCTGCAACGGTCCACCACGCGGATAGCCGATGCCACGTCCTCGATGATCGGCATGATGGACCGGATCGAGCCGAAACTACGGGAAACCCAGAACTCGACCAGTGCCGCATTGGCACTGCTGCTGGCCAACGGAGCCGAGCTCGATCGGGCCGCCATCGACCTGCCCGATGTGCTCGCCCATGCCGGGAACAACGCGTCCAACGGCGGGTTCGCCACCGGCTACCTCTGCGGTCTGGATATCTCTCTGTGCGGCGTGCTGTTCCCGCGCGGGATGTTCTCGCAGATCGGTGGCGACTCACACTCCGCGGTCTGCCGCCCGTAGCGGAAACGAGCGGCGGCGCGGGTGCCGCCGAAGCGGACCCGCGCCTGCCGTGATGATCAATCCAGCGGCCGGATCTGGTTGACGCCGATGGTGTAGCCGTTGGGGTCCTTGAAATACATCAGGCGGCCGAATTCGAATTTCTCGTCCTTGACCACCTCGACGCAGTCGATGATCGAGTCGATGAATTCATCGGCATTGTCGAGGTTGAGGTAGAGCCAGCCGGAAAAGGTGTGAAATCGGTGCGCTATTGCGGCGCGGCGATATTGAGGCAGATCGGGGTGCCCTCCGGATCCAGCACGATGGTCCATGGTTGGTGGCCCGCCCAATCGGGATCGGCGCCGGGCTGGAAGTCGGGCAGGGTGGCGCCGAGTTCGACGGCGCGGGCGGTGGCCGCGGCCAGATCGTCGACCGCGAGGTCGAAGTGGACGCGTTTGGGGTGGCCGGGGTCGTCGGGCCAGCGTGGGGGAGTGTGCCCGGCGACCGCGCCGAAGCACAGGGTGGTGTGCCCGTCGCCGACCATCGCGTAATCGGCGTCGCTGTGGTAGATCTGCCAGCCGAGCAGTCGGCTGTAGAACTGGGCCAGCGTCGGCGGATCCGCCGCATCGATGGTGGTGCAGGTGAAGGAAAGTGTTGCGGTCACGGGTATCTCCTGTTCGTTGTTCACCGCGACGGTCAGGCCGGTTCGATCGCGATGCCGAGTTCGATGAAGGCATTGCTCATGGTCGAAACTCCTTGCTGGTTACGGGCGTTCGAGTAGCCCGAGGCTGTTACCGCTGGGGTCGGTGAAGAAGGCGTACGCGCCGCCGGAGGCAAGAGATGTCTTGGGCTGGAAGGTTTTTCCGCCGGAGGCCGCGATATCGTGCAGCGTGGCTTCGATATCCGGGGTTTGCAGCAGCACCACCGGTTGGCCGACCTGGTAGAGCGGGCGGGCGGGTCCGGCGGCCGGATCGTCGGCCAGGGCGATGCCGATATCGGGTCCGGTCCCACTGGTGAGGATCGGGTAGCCGGGTGACTGTTCTTTCAACCGCAGCCCGAACAGTTGCTCGTAGAAGCGGCGGGTGCCGGGCACATCGGGTGTCGAAATGGCAACCAGCGTAGCGGGATTCGGCTTGCCGACAGCGATCGCCGGATTCGTGGCACCGGGCGCGGACCGGGTCAGTGCGA
This region includes:
- a CDS encoding TetR/AcrR family transcriptional regulator yields the protein MSKGSRRAYRTGLSHDLIIDAAVALTVERGLDGWSMRDLVARLDTSLSVIYHHVGDQERVRAAVVERVYAQMDLAIGEPNWRRLLHGVLTAMIDHLAEYPGVAAWLMRNGPQSEQLVPLLDAGMTRMLEAGWGEEAAAAYSVAFNSCLGLIALADQHVVGGGPDAGLPGLREMLGSHPSAGAGAEQMRRMVERFTGPDTERAAAHREYCRYALDRVLDGLELRLNQLTNAGIGAP
- a CDS encoding ABC transporter ATP-binding protein, whose translation is MSTAVMESDVAERARAKPSGLGVVLAPVRLRLALAAVLQLIAALAGLAPYIAVVEIAREFLGRAAVDRGAVWVWVAVAAGGFVVRTVCSTCAYLISHIADADVGLRIRRTMAEHLGRVPLGWFTERSSGRVKRVLADDVASVHHAVAHVINDLVAAVVTPVVALGYLFILDWRLALICIAPLIVWFGLVAYMMRDEGARVARWSAELDKVNAAVVEFVDGIAVVKAFGQAGRAEARYHRAGDDLAHFLSEWAGPMRRIDALASMIISPPVLLLAALGGGVWLGTDPAAVIAFVMLAVGLGAPVLALGFGAQAMQVATDAAGRVAELLATPELPRPARPREPDGARIEFDSVRFSYDGRTAVLDGIDLVLEPGTVTALVGASGSGKSTLARLLPRFWDVDAGAVRIGGVDVRELSERDLYRRIGFVFQETALLRTSIRENIALGRPEADSADVLAAARAAQIHERVMALPRGYDSEIGVDAQLSGGEAQRISIARAILADAPVLVLDEATAFADPESEAAVQDALSRLITGRTLLVIAHRLNTIRGADRIVVLSHGRVAEAGRHGELLAAGGTYARMWAAQSAVVEESA
- a CDS encoding ABC transporter ATP-binding protein produces the protein MIRKLFRIIGPEDRPRFVRWIGLIVAFSVLQGICILMVVPVLRPLLNGDRDGALPWLSALAAATAITGVVFFVQAVHGQRIADALLLGMHHRVGDHLTRLPLGWFGSERTGRLTHSMSQGTANIIGVPAHLMQPVISGALTPAVVAAGMFFFDPRLAVALVVAGLVLLATHNWAQTAIARSFGAIDRAAVEAAGRVVEFAQCQPVLRAFGRTGTGNRLLDGALVGQRRAYDEMNRNAVAALLAFSVAVQAAFIALIAVAVALALGGSLDAAALIALLVLVTRFVGPLIEIVDHAAALRMASEDIDRIDEVLAVRPLPEGDATGPATPGEVSFHGVCFGYGDRKVLRDIDFQARPGTLTAIVGPSGAGKTTLLRLVARFWDVDAGMVRVGGTDVRDLSTDALMSQLAMVFQDVYLFDDTIEANIRLGRPDATGGEVREVARLARVDEIVDRMPDGWNTRVGEGGVSLSGGERQRVSIARALIKQAPIVLLDEATAALDPDNEAAVAAAMRALAARRTLLVVAHRLHTVATADQILVLDGGGIAQRGTHYELIDQPGRYRDFWREREKAQGWRLTV
- a CDS encoding Gfo/Idh/MocA family protein, whose product is MRTIDTPVTDPVTFGVLGCADIAWRRTIPALLAEPRIRLVAVASRTAERAGRFADRFGCAAVTGYQELLERPDIEAIYLPLPEMLHARWIEFALAAGKHVFAEKPMTTDARSTADLLRLADKADLVLLENYPFLHHPQHAEVRRLLDDGVLGELRGMSATFTIPPKPDTDIRYRPDLSGGAFRDIGVYPIGAALHFLGPDLETAGAVLRQRNRDITLGGSVLLHTPAGVTAQATFGMEHTYRAEYELFGSVGSLRLDRAYTPPETWQPVIRVRRQDHDEEFTLPAAHQFAYSVRYFARAVRGEVDTEPYRAFTMRLARLLDDIYERAHRIPC
- a CDS encoding lipase family protein: MRQRRRHRWRRFLAAATTLGILMPLTAHLTATADPQAPPGIEQPPALTLPPEFDEFYRPPADVVAAAAPGQVLRAREIHPAMFGFAQLNADAWQLLYRTTNTFGQAISTVTTVLKPRGRRPEGGRKLLSYQIAEDSAAQYCAPSYVVQAGSIPFDYVNAFELFFPIATGLGQGWTVALPDYEGPNSSYGTSVLNAQTTLDGIRAVESFEPAQLSGPQTPAALWGYSGGTVPTSFAAEIKDTYAPELNIVGIAAGGIAAADYTTALQHNNNGTYTGLIMGVFAGLANEYPEFMQLLRDNLDLPTQLLLGSKLLLCHPIGSAFFPFYNYLAAFHGGNPLDNPIVQRIIAENSLGQHTPSVPVYLYHAQYDEILPNAGVDRLVDKYCHDGAPSVTYVRELLAEHISGAGAQIPGAFNWLRDRLNGQPAQPGCAISSPTSVLTDADFLPTALDLIPTAVRALFGQAIGADK
- a CDS encoding MlaD family protein, with the protein product MRHTVKPFIGFALFALVSILVTALVWNTLARNVTGDTTRYTATFTDVLGLHEGDDVRVAGVRVGKVEAIGLARDAQRRKTVARVTFVIQRDQMIYDDTKALVRYQNLLGQRILALAPGHTPGALRLRETFVQALQGDGVSVSAFITQAVTLADDFHRRDEVLSGVIADLSGVMHGLAGRSDELETLVTQTRALVSGLYEQGQTLQRSTTRIADATSSMIGMMDRIEPKLRETQNSTSAALALLLANGAELDRAAIDLPDVLAHAGNNASNGGFATGYLCGLDISLCGVLFPRGMFSQIGGDSHSAVCRP
- a CDS encoding VOC family protein, giving the protein MTATLSFTCTTIDAADPPTLAQFYSRLLGWQIYHSDADYAMVGDGHTTLCFGAVAGHTPPRWPDDPGHPKRVHFDLAVDDLAAATARAVELGATLPDFQPGADPDWAGHQPWTIVLDPEGTPICLNIAAPQ